The following coding sequences lie in one Periophthalmus magnuspinnatus isolate fPerMag1 chromosome 24, fPerMag1.2.pri, whole genome shotgun sequence genomic window:
- the LOC117392425 gene encoding ethanolaminephosphotransferase 1-like isoform X2 produces MVLYNYVTQEQLAGFDKYKYSAVDTNPLSVYVMHPFWNFVVKFLPTWLAPNLITFTGFMLLVLNFVMLSYFDFDFTASSAGHVHVPSLVWVAAGIFNFLAYTLDGVDGKQARRTNSSTPLGELFDHGLDSWTCVFFVATVYSIFGRGDSGVGVVTLYYILWVVLFSFILSHWEKYNTGILFLPWGYDMSLVTISLVYLVTAVVGVETWYQPMLFHFLYRDLFTFMIIACSFTVTLPMSLYNIVKAYRNDTLKHSSLYEALLPFLSPVLLFLLSTIWVVFSPSNVLDLQPRVFYLMVGTAFANLTCKLIVCQMSNTRCQPLNWMLFPMTTVVLVAVTGVYQNETLLLFLWTTVVILSHIHYGVSVVQQLSGHFNIFAFSLKKPSSD; encoded by the exons ATGGTTCTTTACAATTATGTCACTCAGGAGCAACTCGCGGGTTTCGATAAATATAAG tACAGCGCAGTGGACACAAACCCTCTGTCTGTTTACGTCATGCACCCGTTCTGGAACTTTGTAGTGAAG TTTTTACCCACATGGCTGGCTCCAAACCTCATCACTTTCACCGGGTTCATGCTCCTCGTCCTCAACTTCGTCATGTTGTCGTACTTTGACTTTGATTTCACAGCATCTT CTGCCGGACATGTGCACGTTCCCAGCTTGGTCTGGGTGGCTGCAGGCATTTTTAACTTCTTGGCCTACACTCTGG ATGGTGTAGATGGAAAACAAGCGCGACGAACCAACTCCTCCACGCCACTAGGGGAGCTGTTCGACCACGGCCTGGACAGCTGGACGTGCGTGTTCTTCGTGGCGACGGTCTACTCCATATTTGGGCGTGGCGATAGCGGAGTGGGCGTGGTCACTCTGTACTACATCCTCTGGGTGGTGCTGTTCTCCTTTATTCTGTCCCATTGGGAAAAGTACAACACCGGAATATTGTTTCTGCCCTGGGGCTACGACATGAGCCTCGTG ACGATCTCGCTGGTGTACCTGGTGACTGCAGTGGTCGGCGTGGAAACGTGGTACCAGCCCATGCTGTTTCACTTCCTGTACAGAGACCTCTTCACCTTCATGATCATTG CCTGCTCCTTCACTGTGACACTGCCCATGAGCCTCTATAATATCGTCAA AGCTTACAGAAACgacacactcaaacacagcaGTTTGTACGAGGCCCTGCTGCCCTTCCTCTCTccagtcctcctcttcctcctctccaccaTCTGGGTGGTCTTCTCTCCATCCAACGTCCTGGACCTGCAGCCCAGGGTCTTCTACCTCATGGTGGGCACAGCCTTCGCCAACCTCACA TGTAAGCTGATCGTGTGTCAGATGAGTAACACGCGGTGCCAGCCTCTGAACTGGATGCTGTTTCCCATGACGACGGTGGTGCTGGTGGCCGTGACGGGGGTTTACCAGAACGAGACCCTGCTCCTGTTTCTATGGACCACCGTTGTCATCCTGTCGCACATACACTACGGAGTCTCTGTG
- the LOC117392425 gene encoding ethanolaminephosphotransferase 1-like isoform X1 — MVLYNYVTQEQLAGFDKYKYSAVDTNPLSVYVMHPFWNFVVKFLPTWLAPNLITFTGFMLLVLNFVMLSYFDFDFTASSAGHVHVPSLVWVAAGIFNFLAYTLDGVDGKQARRTNSSTPLGELFDHGLDSWTCVFFVATVYSIFGRGDSGVGVVTLYYILWVVLFSFILSHWEKYNTGILFLPWGYDMSLVTISLVYLVTAVVGVETWYQPMLFHFLYRDLFTFMIIACSFTVTLPMSLYNIVKAYRNDTLKHSSLYEALLPFLSPVLLFLLSTIWVVFSPSNVLDLQPRVFYLMVGTAFANLTCKLIVCQMSNTRCQPLNWMLFPMTTVVLVAVTGVYQNETLLLFLWTTVVILSHIHYGVSVVQQLSGHFNIFAFSLKKPSSDUQEEERIGLKGAEV, encoded by the exons ATGGTTCTTTACAATTATGTCACTCAGGAGCAACTCGCGGGTTTCGATAAATATAAG tACAGCGCAGTGGACACAAACCCTCTGTCTGTTTACGTCATGCACCCGTTCTGGAACTTTGTAGTGAAG TTTTTACCCACATGGCTGGCTCCAAACCTCATCACTTTCACCGGGTTCATGCTCCTCGTCCTCAACTTCGTCATGTTGTCGTACTTTGACTTTGATTTCACAGCATCTT CTGCCGGACATGTGCACGTTCCCAGCTTGGTCTGGGTGGCTGCAGGCATTTTTAACTTCTTGGCCTACACTCTGG ATGGTGTAGATGGAAAACAAGCGCGACGAACCAACTCCTCCACGCCACTAGGGGAGCTGTTCGACCACGGCCTGGACAGCTGGACGTGCGTGTTCTTCGTGGCGACGGTCTACTCCATATTTGGGCGTGGCGATAGCGGAGTGGGCGTGGTCACTCTGTACTACATCCTCTGGGTGGTGCTGTTCTCCTTTATTCTGTCCCATTGGGAAAAGTACAACACCGGAATATTGTTTCTGCCCTGGGGCTACGACATGAGCCTCGTG ACGATCTCGCTGGTGTACCTGGTGACTGCAGTGGTCGGCGTGGAAACGTGGTACCAGCCCATGCTGTTTCACTTCCTGTACAGAGACCTCTTCACCTTCATGATCATTG CCTGCTCCTTCACTGTGACACTGCCCATGAGCCTCTATAATATCGTCAA AGCTTACAGAAACgacacactcaaacacagcaGTTTGTACGAGGCCCTGCTGCCCTTCCTCTCTccagtcctcctcttcctcctctccaccaTCTGGGTGGTCTTCTCTCCATCCAACGTCCTGGACCTGCAGCCCAGGGTCTTCTACCTCATGGTGGGCACAGCCTTCGCCAACCTCACA TGTAAGCTGATCGTGTGTCAGATGAGTAACACGCGGTGCCAGCCTCTGAACTGGATGCTGTTTCCCATGACGACGGTGGTGCTGGTGGCCGTGACGGGGGTTTACCAGAACGAGACCCTGCTCCTGTTTCTATGGACCACCGTTGTCATCCTGTCGCACATACACTACGGAGTCTCTGTG
- the ost4 gene encoding dolichyl-diphosphooligosaccharide--protein glycosyltransferase subunit 4: protein MVTDVQLAIFANMLGVSLFLLVVLYHYVAVNNPKKQE from the coding sequence ATGGTTACAGACGTCCAGCTGGCCATCTTTGCCAACATGCTTGGTGTGTCGTTGTTCCTGCTGGTGGTTTTATATCACTATGTGGCTGTCAACAACCCCAAGAAGCAGGAGTGA